The genomic DNA ATTTAttgataccttttttttgtttttgtcatttgtcatttcaggCATAGAGTCAGACATCATCGACGAGGCGATTTACTACTTCAAGGCCAACGTTTTCTTTAAGAACTATGAAATCAAGGTAAGAAATGTGCTGccatttgggttttttttagtgGTGTGGTTGTTCCTGTATGTGTCTACacttccccatctctctctctctctctctctctctccccgtctcCGTCTTGCAGCAGCTGGTTATTTCGTTCCTTCCACATGCCCCAGCTTGCACCTTTTCCATTCCCCTCAGCTATGCATAGTTGCtcaggattttaaaatgtgcaaccTTCCACTGTTCAGACTCGAGTGGAACTGCACTGCTATATAATATTTCATGcaacatttatgtgtgtgtgttgtgtttttcttttcagaatgAGGCCGACAGGACGCTGATCTATGTCACACTCTACATTTCTGAATGCTTAAAGAGGCTACAGAAGGTAAACTGCATATTTGTTAACACACAGAGTTTACAGTGGTGGATGTCTGCACTTCACGACGACTTCGTGCAAAGCTTAATACGTGAAACAACAATTTAAAGTCTTGTGTTAAACCCACAGGGGCATACTTTTTAGGGAGTCATTAAATGATAAGTAGAATGTGAATTGtttcccccccccacacacacacagggagaaggAATTAGCTGCTTGAATGcttactcaaaaaaaaaaaaacaggtgacCTAACccttttgtatttatgtatgtgttgCTCTTAACAGTGTAGCTCCAGGAGccagggagagaaggagatgtACACTCTGGGCATCACTAACTTTCCCATTCCTGGAGAACCTGGCTTCCCTCTCAACGCTATGTATGTTAAACCTGCAAACAAGCAGGAGGAAGGTAAGAAGCCGCCACCATGAACTAGATCTAATAGTACCTTTGGGaggttttccaaaaaaaaaaaaaaaaagtcttgcaTATTTCACCATATTTCTGATTGTTAGCAGTGAATCATCGAGGCTCGTTAATGCCGTACTCTGAATTAGCGCCAGTCTCCTTGTATCCTTCTCATATTTCATCTAATTCCTAGAGTGAAGTAATATCAAGCTAAAAATAGCAGTGCTGACCAGAGCCCCATCAGCTCGAAGGATCTGAGGCTGGAAGTGCTTTTTCATGCTTGCGTGGTGTCCCTCAACCTTGCTCTTATACAGTATCAGCACTGTGATTTGATGAAAGTCAGTAGAAGTGGGCCTGGATACTTAATCTTCCCCCGAGAGATATGTAGAGGCTGAGATGATaatttaactgaaataaaacaacgTTGGCTTTGCAATGAATCGTATCAGAGTTGGCACAACTTCTGAATattaaaactggatttttttatctgcaaaagacaagaaaatattaaaggtcAATCATTTAAGCAGTGCCCGAGATCACCTCTATCAGTAATGAGTAAAACGTTATGCTCATAGTAATGGTGTTAAACTGCAGATGATGATGTCGGTAGATGTGATGATAATACCGTGTCTGCAACCTTTTCCAGAGACCATGAGGGCCTACCTCCAGCAGATCCGCCAGGAGACTGGCTTGAGGCTATGTGACCGCGTGTTTGATCCCCAGACAGACAAACCCAGCAAGGTGAGTGAAATGCACAGCGCTCACACCAGGTACAGTAACTGGCAATTCTCATACATTATGAACtggttttaaaatgtgacaagcGAGGTTTGCATTGGTCATACCAGGCTCTGACCCACATTTCCTGTGTTTAAATGAGACTATCTGGGCTAATGTAATCTTTATTCAGAATACATTCATTGAGTGAACTGCACCCAAGGCAGTCGTTGCTTGAGGCTGTTCCACAAAGATTATTACAGCACTAAAGACAACCTGTGTCCTGTTGTCTTGTGACAAATGGACGGTGTGATCTTACCACAGGTGCAGACATTTTTCCTAACAGagatttgtttctttcagtggTGGGTGTGCTTTGTCAAGAAGCAGTTCATGAACAAAAGTCTGTCAGCTCCTGGACAGTGAACGACTCAGGGACCCACGGTTTCTATTCTACACCTGCAAGATGGATGGGAAGTTTTCTTTTGGATGGGGTGTGCTTTTGTGTCGCTAAGATGATTTTATACTATTTCAGTTAAAGGATACTCTTGTCTGGATGTTGACCATATTGAGCTGGTGCTTAATTCAATAAAGCGGTCATGGAGATTGGAAAATAATGTGGCgctgtttttgttcttattgctttttacattaaaaaacaagGCACATATTTACAGAGTCTTGATTAGCTCTGAATGAAGTTAAATCTGAAAAAgtaattcagtttaatttaagAAGAAAGTGTATAGCagagggggtaaaaaaaaaaacatctcaccaAGCAGTCAACAATGTCCACAATGAGGTTTATTACTTGTTTTCACAATGTGACATTCATTGACTTGGCTGCCACTGCATACCCATTATTCAACAAATTATGTCATTACTCAGCATAAAGATTTCTATTACTGTTGTTTAGCTATGAAGTCAAGATCAGCAGATCATTTTGTGGGTGGCATATATTTTAACTcgcagcaggaaaagcacagatgttAGTAATAACGTTAATGATGGCTGTGTCAGAAAGTGGTGACAGCGAGCCAGAAGCGGCTAAATGAAATTCAGCCGTCATGAATTTTTATTAtgtacacctgtgcttttcataCTGTCAATATGTCTCCTGTGGAAAAAGGTCTATTTGAAGTGCTACTGTACAATATTAACATACCACCTCCCCCATAGGCAAGGTGAATGCATTATTTCTGTACATGTGCAGTGttcaaaatgattttctttcccAAGCAAGAACAAATTGCTTATTTacattggtaaaaaaaaaaaaagtaccatgttcattaaaaatatatttatctgtGTATTGTCTTTGGTTTGTGCGCAGTACTTTTCTGATTTCAAAACAAGCGTTCGCATGCAGCCCTTATTGAAAATAGGTTTCTTTAGCTGGCAATCAAAGTTAAGGCAGCGCTGGGTGATAAATTTCACCCCCAGGGAGAGAAGGAACACTTTCTCTACAGAACGCTCGAGATGTGCGGGGAAAGGAAAGCCAGTGCCTCTatttccatctctttctccgAAATTGCATAACTGATGAAATTACTGTGCACTGGTTGGCTCAGTGTGGCagattgaaaataaaaataaaaaacctccATAACAGACAATATGCATTTTAATATAATCTCACTCTAAATAAATaggtaaatatgtaaatgtaaactaACTTTAGAAAACGGGGGGCAATTATAAGTGGGGATTGTTTCTCCTAAAATCTGATGAGTATGTACATAACAGAAAGTTTTAGTCTGTGTAATTTGTCTTTCCTGTGAGTGAAGTGCTGAAGCTGAACCAGGAATCGTCTGCCCAATCGTCCATCATTGTAAATCTGGTGCAACTGATGGTGAAAAAAATCAAGAGAGCAAAATGGAACTCTTGGCAGCATGAGTGCCACTGCCGTTCAGcaatattcataaatatcaaCAACTCTCAAACTGCGAGACACAAATTAGCAGAGAGATATGGGTTTATACATCTTTGTCTgagtcttttttcttctttgggtGGCTGGTTCATGTTGATAAAGTTGTGTCCCGGGGGTCTTCTAGCCCACTTAAGAGCAACCAGTTGTCAAATCCCCTTGTGCAGTTCcaacctgaaataaaacaaacatctcagTTTGATTATCATCGTTCGGTAATGGCATTTATTTATCTACTTTGgttttacaaagaaaaatatcagcTCTGTGAGCAGCAACGGTGGCTTCAGAGATCCACAGAACACATCTCACTATGTGCCATTACAGTATGAACGATGATTCCTCACTTACTGTGTTAATAACTGGAGTGACGCCTTAGTCAAAGGCCATCTCTTGACTCCTCCGCACACAGCGTGCCACCTTCTTCTTAAAGATTCCTGTAGGATCCTCGCGCCACTCTTTCTGCAGGATATTACATATGCAAAAATTCTATTAACAATCTCATTAGCACAACTCTTATACTTCTACTTCCTGACCGCACATTTTGTACAAGAAGTTCCCAGCACAGCTGACTGATGGATGTTTACTTCACTTTAAACTATTGctcttttctgtctccaggCAGCACCCCTGTATGAAAAAGATAAGCGCTTTTAAACCAACCAAACTTCAGCTTGGCCTTGACAGGCTATGATTTGCCCCCTCCAGGGACCCACGTCACTCAGATCGCTTGTTTGGATTTCCATTGGAAAACAAAGTCTAAACTGCAGTGACTTATcagtaatttctttttttttgtaactctGAATGCATTGTGTCCTTCTCCACATGTATACATACTTTGTATGTGCATGaattaggggggaaaaaaaagtttcctaTCGTCTATTATAGCTTTCAAATTAAGTCTGGAAGGTAAAGAAGCGTCTGTAAACTAACCCCAGCTTGAGAGCAAAAGTGGGCACTTACAGCTGCATCCACATTGGCAGGAGAGTCTCCGTTGGGGTCTGCCAACATGGAGATAACACTGATCATGATGGTCTCTACTGTGTGGATTGGCAGCCAGCGCTCCTCAGGCTTCTCGTAGCCGTATTTGTCCTCGCCAGGTTCGTGCAGGATGGAGATGCAGACGTCGCCATTTTTGGCCActggaagaaaacaagaagatacagagacacagagcaggagaTCAGATACTATACTGCAGCTACTATGCTTGTTGAGTCATACATTTAATTGTAAAGCCTGATGAGAGACTCTGGAAATCTTGTCAAGGGACTTAAATCTTGCAGAAACATTGTGGggcagaaaatgtatttacatttagaaGAGTGAAGATTAATAGCCTCtggttttataaatgttttccCCTCCAATTGAAAGTCAACACTGAAGTAACTGTTATACCCATTTTCAGCACTTATTGATACAGTACAATAGACTTACCATTCGGATGCCAGAGTTCTGTGATGAACTTCATCTTGGGAGGCCTCAAAGGATAGTCACGGGGGAAGGTTAAAGTCGCTTTGAAGAAACCTCCTTCACTGCAAATGCCAAAAGAAAAAGGTGTTAAGATAATAAAAGAGGAACTTACAGCCCAGCAACAAGTGCACTTAAGTTCAGCGGGGAATAATTTCACTCACAATAATGTGTCCTGAGGCCCGATGACGACCACTTCCCATTGATAGATGTCATCGTCATCCACGAGACCCGCAGAAAAGCCTTCCACTGGGTTCTTGTTGAGCTCTGACAATAAGAGAACAtacaaaaaggagaagaaagacatgAAAGGAGAATAGTGGACAGGAAAGACAGGAGGACAATCCCACCCACCATTTATGCTTAGGTTCATGTAACaagacagtttgtttttcttgtggttCGGTTAATAAAACTCAAATTGGAATATACATCTATTCTTCTTCATAAACGGTTACTCTCTCCTTACAACATGTCGGCTGCAAAATTCACGTTAAAGGCAGAAGGTCATATCTAGATCAGCatttgatttgtctgttctgggctactgtagaaaaatggcatactccgtggaagaggacccactctcactgtagatataaaggggcATCAAAAACATGAGGATCCATATATTCAGGgtattatacactaattaaaaacatacaaataatattGTACTCCATTCCTTCAAAGAAATAagcctaaatcttacacactggaccttaaaacAAATAGACATAGCAGCTATAACTAAGGGCAACAAAGCTCAACATATAAAAGTACACAACAGACAAGACTTATGTACACAAGtctcacatcaacaacatcacccGGTCCACCTATTTCCTCTATTACCTCCGTCCCTCCCTTACACCTCATACCGCTGCCATCCTGGTTCATAAGCCTCGTCACCTCGCGCCTGGACTACTGcaactccctcctccttggCCTCACTCACAAATCTCTCCATAAGCTCCAACCGGTCCAGAATTCAGCTGCTCGCATCATCACCAGAGCCCTCTTCCATCccaccacatcactcctgtcctgcaaAAACAGCTCCACTGGCACCCGGTCAAATCCCGCATCAACTACAAAAtccttctgctcacattcaaaAGCCATTCATAACCTCGCACCATCATATCTCTCGGATCTTCCTCATGTCGCTGCTCtctcagatcttcctcctccattcaccaGACTGTCCCCTCCGCCCGTCTCACCACCACCAGCTCTGGACCTCTTTACCCCGCGTCATAAGGAACATCGACTCACTCTCACatttcaagtctgcacttaaaacccacctgttttaaaatagcctttttcTATCTGATTCAACTGCACTGTCcttttttaacctgtttttaatgttgtattcttgtaatttgatatacttttaacctgtttttaatgttgtattcttgtaatttgatatacttttatagTTCTTTTTATCCTTATACTCTTGTAATTTGGTATACTTTTATAgttctttttattcttatactcttgtaatttggtatacttttatggttctttttaatgttgtattcttgtaatttgatctacttttatggttattttagtttgtttctgttatttgctgtctactctcatttattgtacggtgtccttgggtgacagaaaggcacctacgaaataaaatgtattattattattattattactactacaagtatgaaaaaaaatatatgaatagtTGTTAAAATAAATAGCTAATATACAAGTGttataattcaaataaataacgTTTATGTTCATGTCTACACAGGAGTTATATTGACACTTTGTCTCTAATCTAGCTTTTGTCTAACAGAG from Larimichthys crocea isolate SSNF chromosome IX, L_crocea_2.0, whole genome shotgun sequence includes the following:
- the arpc3 gene encoding actin-related protein 2/3 complex subunit 3 — protein: MPAYHSSLMIPETRLVGNMALLPLKTQFKGPARGDGIESDIIDEAIYYFKANVFFKNYEIKNEADRTLIYVTLYISECLKRLQKCSSRSQGEKEMYTLGITNFPIPGEPGFPLNAMYVKPANKQEEETMRAYLQQIRQETGLRLCDRVFDPQTDKPSKWWVCFVKKQFMNKSLSAPGQ
- the ube2g1b gene encoding ubiquitin-conjugating enzyme E2G 1b → MTEQSSLLLRKQLAELNKNPVEGFSAGLVDDDDIYQWEVVVIGPQDTLFEGGFFKATLTFPRDYPLRPPKMKFITELWHPNVAKNGDVCISILHEPGEDKYGYEKPEERWLPIHTVETIMISVISMLADPNGDSPANVDAAKEWREDPTGIFKKKVARCVRRSQEMAFD